One segment of Bradyrhizobium sp. CB2312 DNA contains the following:
- a CDS encoding RidA family protein, translating into MKFHMISGGPKPVAPFSHAVETDGFVFVTGQMPDTPQTPGVLPDGIVAQTRAVMENLKVVLAGLDLGLEHVVMTRIYLTRFKEDYAAMNETYRTFFPSDRLPARTCVGVTGLAYDALIEIDLVCRRPS; encoded by the coding sequence GTGAAATTCCACATGATCAGCGGCGGACCGAAGCCGGTCGCGCCCTTCAGCCACGCGGTGGAGACCGATGGCTTTGTCTTCGTCACCGGCCAGATGCCGGACACGCCACAGACGCCGGGCGTGTTGCCCGACGGCATCGTCGCGCAGACCCGTGCGGTGATGGAGAATTTGAAGGTGGTTCTCGCCGGCCTCGATCTTGGCCTCGAGCACGTCGTGATGACGCGCATCTATCTGACGCGCTTCAAGGAAGACTACGCCGCGATGAACGAGACCTACCGCACGTTCTTCCCGTCAGATCGGCTGCCGGCCCGCACCTGCGTCGGCGTTACCGGCCTGGCCTATGACGCGCTGATCGAGATCGACCTGGTGTGCCGGCGGCCGTCGTAG